One segment of Streptomyces sp. YIM 121038 DNA contains the following:
- a CDS encoding TetR/AcrR family transcriptional regulator: MASTASRPGRVAKLPPRERILDAAEELFQSEGIQRVGVQAIAERAGTTKMAIYRHFDTKDALVAEWLRILAADYQAAFDRVEAEHPDRPGEQILGLARFIADGLPAVSHRGCPFVNSLAELPDRSHPARQVIEQHKAHQLRRLVAMCARAGLSDPEQAAAEITFVLEGAQVSTQNGSVDQAGARLMRIVEAIVDSLGVPRG, translated from the coding sequence ATGGCATCGACCGCCAGCAGGCCGGGCAGGGTGGCGAAACTGCCGCCGCGCGAGCGCATCCTCGACGCGGCGGAGGAGCTCTTCCAGAGCGAGGGGATCCAGCGGGTGGGCGTCCAGGCGATCGCGGAACGGGCCGGGACCACCAAGATGGCGATCTACCGGCACTTCGACACCAAGGACGCGCTGGTCGCGGAGTGGCTGCGGATCCTCGCCGCCGACTACCAGGCGGCCTTCGACCGCGTCGAGGCCGAGCACCCGGACCGCCCGGGGGAACAGATCCTGGGACTGGCCCGCTTCATCGCCGACGGCCTGCCCGCCGTCTCGCACCGGGGCTGCCCGTTCGTCAACTCCCTCGCCGAGCTGCCCGACCGCTCCCATCCCGCACGGCAGGTGATCGAGCAGCACAAGGCCCACCAGCTGCGCAGGCTCGTCGCCATGTGCGCGCGCGCCGGTCTCTCCGACCCCGAACAGGCCGCGGCCGAGATCACCTTCGTACTCGAAGGCGCACAGGTCAGCACGCAGAACGGCAGCGTCGACCAGGCGGGGGCCCGGCTGATGAGGATCGTCGAAGCAATCGTCGACAGCCTGGGCGTGCCGCGCGGTTAG
- a CDS encoding amidase, which translates to MRVSEYVHYDAVGLAELVAAGEVTPADLEAAAREAAGAVDPRINAIVETWPTDDRPLPGSAPLAGVPFLIKDIGVAMAGRRMELGSRLAAGHVSGADSTLMRRFRRAGLVTFGRTTTPELAYSMATEPVLYGATRNPWDPQRSAGGSSGGAGAAVAAGVVPMAHATDAAGSLRVPAAHNGLFGLKPTRGRVSMGPDIDEMFNGLVVHGSVSRTVRDSAALLDLIRGPEPGDPYFAQEPPRPYAVEVTRPPGTLRIGVRTHAWGGRRTTAPVAAALSRTVLLLESLGHEVTEADVGLGVGQEEFLLANARLITANLAALVDGLATALGRPVDSSTLEPVTLAGYHYGQRVSGPQFATAFEVRNRVARSLARSFDAYDVLLTPTLPELPMPLGTFAEGAQGLDGLGWIGRLNERSPFTMPFNVAGTPAMSVPVTADPGTGLPIGMQFAAGYGREGLLFRLAGQLEQASPWAGRTPAVWAGSPTGC; encoded by the coding sequence GTGAGAGTCAGCGAGTACGTGCACTACGACGCCGTCGGGCTCGCGGAGCTGGTGGCCGCGGGCGAGGTGACCCCCGCCGACCTGGAGGCGGCCGCACGCGAGGCCGCGGGGGCGGTCGATCCGCGGATCAACGCCATCGTGGAGACGTGGCCGACCGACGACAGGCCCCTCCCCGGCAGCGCGCCGCTGGCCGGGGTGCCCTTCCTGATCAAGGACATCGGCGTCGCCATGGCCGGGAGGCGGATGGAGCTGGGCAGCCGCCTCGCCGCGGGCCACGTGTCCGGGGCCGACTCGACGCTGATGCGGCGCTTCCGCCGCGCCGGCCTCGTGACGTTCGGGCGCACCACGACGCCGGAGCTGGCCTACAGCATGGCGACGGAACCGGTGCTGTACGGCGCGACCCGCAATCCGTGGGATCCACAGCGGAGCGCGGGCGGGTCCAGCGGGGGCGCGGGCGCGGCCGTCGCCGCCGGGGTGGTGCCGATGGCGCACGCCACCGACGCCGCGGGGTCGCTGCGCGTACCGGCCGCGCACAACGGCCTGTTCGGCCTCAAGCCCACCCGCGGCCGGGTCTCGATGGGGCCGGACATCGACGAGATGTTCAACGGCCTGGTGGTGCACGGCAGCGTCAGCCGGACCGTGCGTGACAGCGCGGCCCTGCTCGACCTGATCCGCGGCCCGGAGCCGGGCGACCCCTACTTCGCGCAGGAGCCGCCCCGGCCGTACGCGGTGGAGGTCACCCGGCCCCCGGGCACCTTGCGGATCGGTGTCCGCACGCACGCGTGGGGCGGCCGCCGCACCACGGCGCCGGTGGCCGCCGCCCTCTCCCGCACCGTCCTGCTGCTGGAGTCGCTCGGGCACGAGGTGACGGAGGCCGATGTCGGTCTCGGAGTCGGCCAGGAGGAGTTCCTGCTGGCCAACGCCCGTCTGATCACGGCGAATCTCGCGGCTCTGGTGGACGGGCTCGCCACCGCCCTCGGCAGGCCCGTCGACTCCTCGACCCTCGAACCGGTGACCCTTGCCGGTTACCACTACGGGCAGCGGGTCAGCGGCCCCCAGTTCGCCACCGCCTTCGAGGTGCGGAACCGGGTCGCCCGCAGCCTGGCACGGTCCTTCGACGCGTACGACGTACTGCTCACGCCGACCCTGCCGGAGCTTCCGATGCCGCTGGGGACCTTCGCCGAGGGCGCGCAGGGGCTCGACGGGCTCGGCTGGATCGGCCGCCTCAACGAGCGCTCGCCGTTCACCATGCCGTTCAACGTGGCGGGCACGCCCGCCATGTCCGTACCGGTGACGGCCGACCCCGGGACGGGGCTGCCGATCGGCATGCAGTTCGCCGCCGGTTACGGGCGCGAGGGCCTCCTCTTCCGCCTCGCCGGACAGCTCGAACAGGCCAGTCCGTGGGCGGGCCGGACCCCGGCGGTGTGGGCGGGGAGCCCTACGGGCTGCTGA